The region ATCCGCACGGGGAAGTACGGGAAGCGCGCCCCGGTGCTGATGCCGGGCGGGAAGGTGTCGGCGAACGACCATGAGGGCGTCGACACTCGAGCGCCGGTCGGGACGCCCGTCTACCCCGTGATCGGCGGGACTGTCATCCAGGTGATCGACGGGTGGGCGTCGCCGTCGAAGCCTGGCCGTTCCTACGGCCGCTCGATCTTCCGTCCGGGTGGTGGCGGCAACCAGGTCGTCTACCGCGGCGACGACGGCCGCGACCACAACGACGGGCACCTCTCCGACGTGCTCGTGAAGCCCGGTCAGCGCGTCGAGACGGGCACGATGATCGCGCGCACAGGCAGGACCGGCGTGTTCGCCGCGCACCTGCACCACGGCGTGTGGATCGAGCACGCCCCGAACCGGTGGCGGTCGATCGACCCGACGCCGCTGCTGCCCTGGTCGGGCGACGTGTTCGGCGAACTCAAGCCCGCGACCACGAAGACCGAGAACCGCCTGCCCGACCCGATCGTGGCGGCGCTGACCCGAGAGGACGACGACATGCGAATCATCCAGGCACCGAACCGGGGGCTGGCGCTCGTCGGCGCGGGCTACTACTCCCACATCCGCGCCGAGTTCCTCAGTTCGGCGCTCGCCGTCTGGGGCCCGTCGACGGAGGTGGTCGGCCTCAACGACCGCCAGTTCGACGAGGCGCGCGCGCTGGCGACTCAGGGCACCGTCTCCGACGCGCTGAACGCGGTCCCGACCGCCATCGCGGGCGTCCTCGACGCGGTGCGTGCGCAGGCGTCCGCGCAGGGCGTCGACCTCGACGAGAGCGAGCTCGCCACCTCGCTGCTCCACCAGGGCCTCGCGCAGGAGATGGTCGACGCGCTCGTGAACCGCGCTCGCTGACCCCTCGACCCGGAAGGGGTAGCCGATGCCGGAGTGGCTCGGATCGGTCCTCGGGCCGGGAATCGGTGGCGCGTTCATCGCGGGCGTCGTCGCGATCGTGGTCGCGGCGATCAACAAGCGCCGCACCGCGCCGGAGCGGAAGCTCGACGCGCTCGACGGCGCGCTCCGGCTCGTGCAGGACCTGCAGGAGGAACGCGACACGGCCGACCAGCGGACCCGTGACGCGCGCTCAGAGGCGGCGGAAGAACGGCAGCGACTACGTGACGACCTCGCGGAGGAGCGCGCCGCGCACGCCGCGACGAAAGCAGCTCACGACGTCGAGCGGGCATCGACGGTCACGCGGGAGCGCATCAAGGACGCCTACATCGAGGTGCTCCGAGCCCACATCACGCAGGGCTTCCCGCCGCCACCGCCCGACTACCCCGAGGGGATCTGATGACCGACTCGCACGAAGTGATCGCGGCGCTCGAGCAGGAGAAGCGCGCGACGGTGCGCGATCGTAAGGTCGCGCGCACATGGTCGACGCTCGCGGTCATCGGTCTGCTGCTGGGGGCGCTGTTCGCGATCTGGATGATCGCGGACCTCACGCAGGCGCGCTCGCTGTGGCGGACGCAGTACTACGAGCTGCACACGGAGTACGTCGAGGCGACCGGGGAAGAGCCTGAAGCGGACGCGCCGGCGGATGTCGTCGAGGGGATGCCTGGCCCGCCCGGACCGTCTGGCGCGCCGGGACGTCCGGGCCGCGATGGTGTCGACGGCCGCGATGGACTCGACGGGGCTCCCGGCGCGACCGGATCGGCTGGGAGTGTCGGTGAAGCGGGCGCGGATGGCGCACCTGGCGACTCGATCACCGGCCCGCCCGGCCCGCCCGGACCCGCTGGGGTCGACGGCGCGCCCGGGACGCCCGGGACACCCGGCGAGCCGGGACCCGCAGGCGCGAACGGTCGCGGCATCGCGGCGGTCTCCTGCTCGGGCGCCGCGCTCGAGCTGACCATCACCTTCGACGACGGCACCACCGAGACCGTCGCATGCGCCCAGGAAGGGGCAACACCATGACCGTCCCCGTCACCACACAGCAGCGCTACCCGTGGAAGGCGGCGCTGCGTACCGCGATCGAGACGGCGATCCCGCTCGTCGGCCTCGTCGCTCTCGCGTTCATCGCCGCTGGCCCTGAGCTCGCCGCGTTCGCGGACCAGTTCTGGCCGGGCACGCCGATCGGCGCCTGGATCGTCGCGGCCGTCACGTTCGTGTCGGCGTCCGCGGGTCTGCTTGCACGCCTCGCCGCGCTCCCGCAGGTGGACGCGCTCATGCAGCGGATCTTCAAGCTCGGCTCGTCACCCGCGGCTGACCGTGGCAAGCACGCAGCCTGACCCGGTCTGGCGCCGCGTCACCGACGTGGTGCTGTCGCTCGCGATGATCGGGTCCGGGATGCTCGCGGACGCGCTCGAGGACGGCGCGCGCCGTGCCTACGCCCGGATCCGCCGCGCCTGACCGCGCACACGACTACGCCCCTCCCTCGCCTGGCTTCGGCCGCGGGGGAGGGGCGTCCTTCGTGGTTGAATCGGCGGATGGCACACAGTCAGTCACGACGGCGAGACGCGAAGAAGCACCGCGCTCGCGTCGCGGACGCGCCGCCTGAGTCCTGGTATGAGATGGACCCGGACGAGGTTTTCGAGGAACACGAGATGCCGATTGCGATGCCGTGCAACTGCTGCCGCATCGTCCAGCGGAACCGCTACGTGCAGCACTCGCTCGCGTTCTTCGCCATCGTGTGGACCCGGCGCGACGGCTTCGGCCGATGGATCGAGCAGTACTCCGTAGACACGGGGCACGGCTACTTCCACGAGCACGTGCACGGTCATCAGAGACCGAACGACCGCAGAAACATTCGACCCCTACGGGCACAGGTAGACGTGCAAGAATGCTTCGACGAAGGCTACGACCAAGTGCATGCCCGGCAGCAACGAGGGTGCAAGGGATGAGGTGGACGATGGACCAGCGAAATCAGGTCATCCGTAGGGTGATGCGAGCAGTCGCTCGGCAAGCGCCAGCGCGCCCCCTTCGAGTTGTCGCCGCCGACGGCACGCGCCCCATTGTGGCGACGCTGCCGGACGACACCTTGGCCCACGCCATCAAGCAGGTCGAGGCTTTCGGTGGCCGCGCGAACGTGTTCGTTGCCTTCCCGGATCGGATGCGGCTCATCGAAATGCACATCGGCGGACCCGATGATGACAGGGCCGACGCATCGCCGGCCGCACCCACGACGACCATGGCGATGTACGTTGCCTTCCTTGAGTCCACCGAGCGCGGGCACGGCGTTGTGACGGTGCGAACGTCGGACGAGTTGGTGAGCGCACCGGGCGTCGCTGAGATGGCCTACGCGTTCTGAACCCTGCGGAGTGCCCGGCCCTCTTCGGAGGTGGCGGGGCGCTTTGTCGTTCACCAGTAGTCGCCGTAGCCGCGGTCGAACTCTGCGCGCAGCTGCGGGAGCGTGTTCGTCGGCCAGTCGGCGCGGGCGGCGTCGCCCATGACGGCGCGCCAAAGTGTCTCGCCGTCGGGCACGCGCTCGAGCGGGAGGGGCTTGCCGTGGTTCTCGGCTTCGGCGACGTCGCCGCCGAGGTTGTAGGCGGTCTGGAAGTGGTCGGGCTTGCTCATCATGGCGCCGACGGTAGGTGCGGCCGCTGACGCTCACCAGCCGCGGATGCCGGGCACGTCGTCGGGCTCGTACGGCGGGCGCTCGCCGTCGACGGGGTCGGGCATCCATCCGCAAGCAGGGCAGGCACCGTCGCGGAGAGTGTGCCTGCAGCGCTCGCACACGTCACCGGGGAAGTCGAGCATCAGTTCTCGAAGGGCTCCTGAGTCAAGACCATGTCGAGCCCGTCGTCCGGGTGGTAGGTCCAGGTCGCTTCGTACCCGTCCCACTCGGCGGTCATGGTCCCGTCCAGCGCTCGCGTCGACTGGATGCGCTGCTGGTCCGCTTGGCTCATGTCAAGCTCGTCAAGCACGCAGAAGATCGCGGTCGTGCTGGCACCGGGTGCACGGCCTACCGCGCCGTCGATCACCAGGCTCTCGCCGTCGTCGAGTACTTCGAAGCCGCTGCCGATGTGCCCATCGCAACTGTCCACCGCCTGCCAGAACGGTACGTGCGAGGCGCTCGGCGTCGGGGTCGACTCCGGCTCGTCGGCCGAAGCGCTCGCACATCCGGCGAGCAAGAGCGCGGCGGCGCTCAGCGCGGCCAGGCGAAGCGTCTTCATGGCGCGAGTCTAAGCGGAAGTCACCGGCTGCCGGGAGAATGTGAGGGATGCTCTCCGACCTTGACCGCGCCGTCCTCGACCTCGCCGCCAAGCCCTGGAAAGGCCGCGGCTGGCTCGAGCGCGAAGCCCGCGACCGTCTCGGCCTCTCGTCGATCCGCTTCTACCAGCGCCTCGACGCGCTCGTGCGGACGCGGGAGGCAATCGAATATGACCCGATAACCTGCCGCCGCATCCGCGAGCTCGCGGCATGATCGGTTGGGGGGAACGCGCCGAGTCACGCTGATGACCGCGGGACTCGTCATCGTGCTGTGGACGGTCGCGGGGCCCGCGCTGCAGGGCGTCTTCGAGCAGGCGATCTCGCGCGTCACGAGCTTCTGATGCGGTTGGCCGACGAGCGCGGCTCGGCGGTCGCCGAGTTCGCCATGGTGGCGGGGCTGCTCGTCGTGCTCGTGCTCTCGGTCATGCAGCTCTCGCTCGCGCTGCACGTGCGCGCGACCGTCGCCGACGCGGCGGCGGAGGGCGCGCGGCACGCCTCGCTGCTCGGCTCCGATGCCGCGGCGGGCGTCGAGCGCACGCGCGAGCTCATCTCGACGGCGATCGGACCACGCTACGCCGAGCGGGTGAGCGCATCGAGCGCCGTCGTCGCGGGACTCGAGACCATCGAGATCCGCGTCGCGGCACCGCTGCCCGTGCTCGGCTTCATCGGCCCCGTCGCGCTCGAGGTCGCCGGTCATGCCCCCGTCGAATCGCTCCGCTGAGCGGCGCGCAGGCGCCCTGGGCGGGCTCGCGTCGGAGGAGGGCTCCGCCTCGATCGAGTTCCTCACCGTCGGGCTCATCCTGCTCGTGCCGCTCGTCTACCTCGTGCTCGCGCTCGGCCAGATCCAGCACGCCGTGCTCGGCATCGAGGGCGGCGCCCGCCACGCGGCGCGGGCGATCGCGCAAGCCGACTCGCACGAGCAGGGCCTGGCCGCAGCCGATCGGGCGATCCGCGTTGCGATGGCGGACGCCGGGCTCGAGCCCGAGGCCGTGCGCGTCGAGGTCGTGTGCACCCCTGCGCAGGACGCGTGCGACACCCGGCGCGGCACGGTCTCCGTCCGCCTCGACGCGACCGTGCCGCTCCCGCTCGCCCCGCCCGGCCTCGACCTCGGCGCCGGGGTCGGCGTGCCCGTCTCGGCGCTCGCGAGCCAGCCGGTCTCCGCCTTCGGCGGCGCCCCGTGAAGCGCGCGTGGTCGCGACTCGCGGGCGAGGAGGAGGGCTCGACGCTCGTGCTGGCGATCGGCTTCGCGGCGCTCGCGCTCGCTCTCGTGCTCGCGGTCGCCGCGGCGACGAGCATGCTCGTCGAGCGTCGCCGGCTGTTCACGGTCGCCGACGGGGCGGCGCTCGCGGCCGCCGAGGCATTCGCGCTCGAGCAGGTGCGCTTCGACGGTGCCACCGCCGCGCCGGAGCTCGCCGACGCGGCGGTGCAGGAGGCCGCTGCGGCCTGGGCGGCGGAGGCCGCTGGCGAGCTCGACGACGTGCGGGTCGAAGGTGCGAGCGCCGATGCCCGCAGCGCCACCGTCTCCGTGTCGAGCACGTGGCGCCCGCCGGTCGTCTCGCTCCTGCTGCCCGAGGGCATCCGCCTCGACGTGACCGCGACGGCGCGCGCCGTCTTCGTCGACTGATCTCGCTACGACACGGACGACGGGCTCGAGCGACCACCTCGCCGCGGCGCTCGCGGGAGCGCAGCCGGAGTACGCCGCGCGGGACTCGCTCGCGCGACGCGCACGCGGCTCGAACGCACGGGGCTCGAACGCACGGGCCTCTTGCGCGACTGCGAGCGTCGACGGCACGTCCGGCCAGATGACGGCCGCCTCCACCATCGTCGGCAGCGCCGCCTACATGGCTCCCGAGCAGGCCGACGGCGGTCGAGCGACGCCCGCGACGGATCTGTACGCGCTCGGCTGCGTCATGATGACCCTGCTCACCGCACGGCCGCCGTTCGCGGGCGAGCACCCCCTCGCGCTGCTGCAGCAGCACGTGCACGCGCCGGCGCCCCGGGTGTCGGAGCGGCTCACCGACGCGCCGGCCGCGCTCGACGCCCTCGTCGCGCGCCTGCTCTCGAAGCACCCGGACGACCGCGGGTCGGACGCGGCGCTCGTGCGCGACGAGCTCGCCGAGATCCGGAGCGCGCTGCCGCGCACGGGCGAGGTCGCCGCCGCAGCAGTGCCGGTGGCCGACACCGTGCCGCTCGTGGCTGCCGCGCCGACCGTCGAGGCGCTCGGTGCGCCGTCGACCGGTCCGCTCGCCCCGGCCGGCGCGGCGACCGCGGTCGTCGTTGCCCCGCGCAAGCGCGTCGCCCGCCGGGCGCTGCTCGCCGTGGCCGCCCTCGTGGCGCTCGCTGCGCTGCTGCTCGTCGTCGTCCCGCTGCTGCAGCGGCCGAGCGCGGACGACGCCCTCGCGTCGCAGCCGCCCGCCGCGCAGGACGGGGCACCAGTGACCGTCACGCCGCCGTCGGCGACGGCCGCGACGCCGCTCGCCGGCGAGCCGGGGACGAGCGCCGCCCCCGCCGCGCAGCCCGCGCCCGACGCGGCCGCGGAGCCGACGCCGGCGGCGGCAGGGGAGGCGGCGACACCGGCACCCGCGCCCGCCGAGTCCGAGCAGCCGGCGCCCGCGCCCACCGCGTCTGCGCCTGCCGACCCGGCACCGGTCGAGCCGGCCCCTGTAGAGCCTGCGCCGATCAGCTTCGCCGGGGTACGCGACGCGATCGGCGGCGCGGTCGCGGGCGGCGGGCTCGACGCCGCCGCAGGCGATGCGCTCCTCGGCCGGGTCGCGGCGCTCGAGGCCGCGGCAGCGGACGGGGAGACGGCGGGCCTCGCGGCGGGACTCGCGGAGCTCCGCTCGCAGGTCGACGCGCTCGAGCGCGACGGCGCGGCGAGCCCCGAGGCCGCGGAGGCCATCCGGGCGGCGATCGACGAGCTCACGGCCTCCGCTGCGTGAGCGTCACTCCCGCGGCTTCCGCGGCAGCCACTTGAGCAGGATCGCAGCACCGGCGATGCACACCGCGGTCAGCCCGGCCGCTGCCCACGCGATCGACGCGATCGAGACGACCGCCGAGATCGCGAGCGGGGCGACGGCGCCGCCGAGGTCGACCGTCAGCCGCCACGCACCGAGGAACGGCGCGGGGTTGCGGGGATCGGCGAGATCCGCGCCGAGCGTCATGATGATGCCGGAGCCGAGCCCGTTGCCGAGGCCGAGCACCATCGCCGCCGCGACGAACCAGCCGGTCGCGGCATCGAGGTCGTGCGAGACCGCGAGCATCGCGAACGCCACCGCCATGAGGCCGAGCGTCGGCACGACGCTCCACAGCCGCCCGAAGCGATCCATGATCCAGCCCGAGACGAAGAAGAGCGCGAAGTCGACGCCGCCCGCGATGCCGATCACGAGACCGGTCGTGGCGGCGTCGAGCCCGATCGAGATCGCCCAGAGCGGCAGCAGCACATTGCGCGCTGAGCGCGCGAGCGCGAGCATCGCCGCGCCGACGCCGACGGTCGCGAGCACGCGCGCGTGCTGCCGCACGACGCGCCACACGCCCGTGCGCTCCTGCCGCAGCTCGATGACGCCCGTCGTCGGGGGCTTCCGCTCGAAGGCCGTCGTCGGATCGGGCAGCACGACGAGGACGGCGATCGCGACGATCGTGCAGACGCCGAAGAACACCCACACCGCGCCGAGCGGGAGCCCGAGCCCGAGCACCGCGGCGCCGATGAGCGGGCCGACGAACATGCCAAGGCGGAAGATGCCGCCGAGCGTCGACAGCGCCCTCGCCCGATACCGGATCGGCACGTAGGTCGTCATGAACGCGTGCCGCGCGAGCGCGAAGACCGCGTGGCCGAGGCCGAGCACGAACACGGCGACGCCGAGCGTCCACGCATCCCTCGCCACGAGCGCGAGCGCGAGCGCCGCGAGCACGAGCGCGCCCGCGCCGATCATCGTCGGCCGCTCCCCGAAGCGAGCGACGACGCCACCGCCGGGCACATCGCCCGCGAGCTGCCCGATCGTGAGCATCGCCGCGACGACCGCGGCGACCGCGAGGGAGGCGCCCAGGTCACCCGCGATGAGCGGGATGTAGGGGATGACCGCGCCCTCGCCGATCGCGAACGCCGCCGTCGGCACGTACACGGCGCCCGCGACGCGCCTCCACGGGAAGCGCTCGGTCTCGTCGCCCCCGCTCACAGCCCGAGCCTACGATGCTCGCGCTGGTCGAGCGGATGCGGTGCCGGCGTCGGGCGGGACGGACGATGCCGCGCCGGTAGGCTGGGGCATCATGGCCGATCTCGACATCGGCGGCGAGATCGCCGCCCTCCGCTCCACGTTCGCCGACATCAAGGCGGTCACCGACGTCGACCGGCTGGCCGCCGACATCGAGCGGCTCTCCGCCGCCGCGGGCGCGCCCGACCTGTGGGACGACCCCGACGCCGCGCAGAAGGTGACGAGCCAGCTGAGCCACGCGCAGGCCGACCTGCGCCGCATCGTCGAGGCGGAGTCGCGCATCGACGACCTCGAGGTGCTCGTCGAGATGGCGAACGAGGAGGCCGACGAGGCGACGCAGCTCGAGGCGAAGAAGGAGCTCGCGAGCCTGCAGAAGCTCATGGGCGAGATGGAGATCCAGACGCTCCTCGACGGCGAGTTCGACCCGCTCCCCGCCGTCGTCACGATCCGCGCCGGCGCGGGCGGCGTCGACGCCTCCGACTTCGCCGAGATGCTGCTGCGCATGTACCTCCGGTACGCCGAGCAGCACGGCATGCCCGTCACCGTCTACGAGACGAGCTACGCGGAGGAGGCGGGCATCAAGTCGGCCTCGTTCGAGATCGACGCGCCCTACGCCTTCGGGCAGCTCTCCGTCGAGGCCGGCACCCACCGGCTCGTGCGCATGAGCCCCTTCGGCGCCGCGGGCAAGCGCCAGACGTCGTTCGCGGCGGTCGAGGTCGTGCCGCTGTTCGAGCAGGTCGACGAGGTGGAGGTGCCGGAGAACGACATCCGGGTCGACGTCTTCCGCTCCTCGGGGCCGGGCGGTCAGTCCGTCAACACGACCGACTCCGCGGTGCGCATCACCCACATCCCGACCGGCGTCGTCGTCTCGATGCAGAACGAGAAGAGCCAGATCCAGAACCGCGCCGCGGCGATGCGCGTGCTGCAGAGCCGCCTCATGCTGCTCAAGCGCGAGGAGGAGGCGGCCCGCAAGAAGGAGCTCGCCGGCTCGATCGCCGCGAGCTGGGGCGATCAGATGCGCTCCTATGTGCTCGCGCCGTACCAGATGGTCAAGGACCTCCGCACGCTCCACGAGGTCAACAACCCCTCGGCGGTCTTCGACGGCGACCTCGACGGCTTCATCGCGGCGGGCATCCGCTGGCGCAAGCAGCAGCAGCGCGAGGACGCGCAGTAGGAGCGGCGATGGGCACCCGACCGCAGACCGGCAGCGACTACCTCGAGAGCCTCGACGACGGTCGAGTGGTCGTCCACGACGGCGAGCGCGTCGCGCGCGTCGCCGAGCATCCCGCCTTCGCGGGCACCGCATCCACCATCGCGTCGCTCTACGACGCCCTGCACGACGAGGCGGCGGATGCGCTGCTCGCGCCGATCGGGGACGGCGACGGGGTCACCCACGCCTTCTGGACCGTGCCGCAGTCGCAGGGCGACCTCCGCGCGCAGCGCGAGGCGATCCGCGCGTGGCAGCGGCGCACGCACGGCTGGCTCGGCCGCACCCCCGAGTTCATGGCGTGCATGCTCACGTCGATGGCGGCGCACGCGCCGTTCTTCGGCCGCTTCGAGCCCAACGTGCGCGCGGCGCTCGAGCGCGACCAGCGCGCCGTCACGCACTACGCCCAAGCGCTCGTCAACCCGCCCGTCGACCGCGAGCTGCCGCCCGACGAGGTCGGCGACGTGTTCCTGCACGTCGTCCGCGAGACCGACGAGGGCGTCGTGCTGCGCGGCGCGAAGGCGGTCGTCACGGGCGCCGCGACCGCGCAGCGCCTGTTCGTCTCGCACTTCGGGGGCGAGGTGCAGACGGATGCGTTCGCGGTCGCCGCGTCGGTCGCCGTCGGCTCGCCGGGCGTGCGCGTCTACACGCGCGGCACGCCCTTCCGCACCGACCAGCCGCTCGCGAGCCGCTTCCAGGAGCACGACGCGCTCGTCGTCTTCGACGACGTGCTCGTGCCGTGGACCGACGTCTTCATCCGCGACGCCGACACGATGCTCGCCTTCAACCGCGGCGCGGTCGGCTGGAACGCCCGGCTCGCCTTCCAGGCGGCGACGCGGCTCGAGGCGAAGCTCGAGCGCATCGCCGGGCTCGCCGTGCGGGCGGCAGAGATCATGGGCACCGAGGAGCGCCGCGGCACGCAAGCGGCGCTCGGCGAGGTCATCGCCTTCCGGCACACGGTCGCGGGCCTCCGCGACGCCATGATCGAGCAGGCCGTGCCGTCGGGGGAGTCGATCCTGCCGGGCGTCGACGCCGCGATGGCGTTCTCGGCGCTCGCGCCCGACGCCTACTCGCGCGTGCGGATCTCGCTCGAGACGACGCTCTCGTCGGCGCTCGCCCACCTGCCCGTGCCGATCGGCTCGCTCGGCACGCCAGAGGTCGAGCCGGTCGAGCCGCTGCTGCGCGGATCGGGCGGGGCGGATGCGCGCGAGCGGCTCGAGGTCGTCGGCGAGCTGTGGGATGCGATCGGCACGGGCTTCGGCGCGCGCCACGAGCTCTACGAGCGCAGCTACTGGGGCCAGCCGGAGCGCACCCACGTCGGCATCCTCGGGCTCGCGCGGGCCGACGGCCGCGTCGCGGACTGGCACCGGCGCTCCAGCTCGTGAGCCGCCGAGCGCGCGACGACGTGCGCCGAGGTCGCGCCGCGCCGACAGCGGTGCAGAGCCGAGCCGCCCGCCGCCCGTAGCCTCGACGGGCCATGATCCGCTTCGACGAGGTCTCGAAGACCTACTCCCGCAAGGCTCGCCCCGCGCTCGACGGCGTCTCCCTCGAGATCCTCAAGGGCGAGTTCGTCTTCCTCGTCGGCGCCTCCGGCTCGGGCAAGTCCACGCTCATCCGCATGGTGCTGCGCGAGGAGACGCCCTCGAGCGGCGAGGTGCACGTGCTCGGCCAGCGCCTCAAGGCGCTGCCCAACCGGCGCGTGCCCTTCTTCCGCCGCAACCTCGGCGTCGTCTTCCAGGACTTCCGCCTGCTCGGCAACAAGACGGTCTACGAGAACGTCGCCTTCACGCTGCAGGTGATCGGCAAGAGTCGCGCCTTCATCTCGGAGGCCGTGCCCGACGTGCTGAAGATCGTCGGGCTCGCGGGCAAGGCGTCGAGGCTCCCGCACGAGCTCTCGGGCGGCGAGCAGCAGCGCGTCGCGATCGCGCGCGCGGTCGTCAACCGACCGCCGATCCTGCTCGCCGACGAGCCGACGGGAAACCTCGACCCCTCGACGAGCGCGGGCATCATGGCGCTGCTCGCTCGCATCAACGAGGGCGGGACGACGGTCGTGATGGCGACGCACGAGGCCTCGATCGTCGACGAGATGCAGAAGCGCGTCGTCGAGCTCGACGCCGGCCGCATCATGCGCGACGAGGCGCACGGCTCCTACCGCCGACATCTCGGCGACGACGACGAGCTCGCGCCGCGAGCGCTCGAGGAGGAGACCGCGTGAGGGTCCAGCTGATCGCGCAGGAGGTCTGGAACGGCCTGCGCCGCAACCTCTCGGTCGTCGTCTCGGTCGTGCTCGTGACGTTCATCTCGCTGTCGTTCGTCGGCGCCGCGATCCTGCTGCAGATGCAGATCAACCAGATGAAGGGCTTCTGGTACGACCGGGCCCAGGTCGGGGTCTACTTCTGCGGGCCCGTCGACGCGACGGCGACGTGCAGCCAGACCGCCGCGACCGCCGAG is a window of Agrococcus sp. Marseille-Q4369 DNA encoding:
- a CDS encoding M23 family metallopeptidase, with the protein product MYASPLRIPLIRTGKYGKRAPVLMPGGKVSANDHEGVDTRAPVGTPVYPVIGGTVIQVIDGWASPSKPGRSYGRSIFRPGGGGNQVVYRGDDGRDHNDGHLSDVLVKPGQRVETGTMIARTGRTGVFAAHLHHGVWIEHAPNRWRSIDPTPLLPWSGDVFGELKPATTKTENRLPDPIVAALTREDDDMRIIQAPNRGLALVGAGYYSHIRAEFLSSALAVWGPSTEVVGLNDRQFDEARALATQGTVSDALNAVPTAIAGVLDAVRAQASAQGVDLDESELATSLLHQGLAQEMVDALVNRAR
- a CDS encoding collagen-like protein, translating into MTDSHEVIAALEQEKRATVRDRKVARTWSTLAVIGLLLGALFAIWMIADLTQARSLWRTQYYELHTEYVEATGEEPEADAPADVVEGMPGPPGPSGAPGRPGRDGVDGRDGLDGAPGATGSAGSVGEAGADGAPGDSITGPPGPPGPAGVDGAPGTPGTPGEPGPAGANGRGIAAVSCSGAALELTITFDDGTTETVACAQEGATP
- a CDS encoding DUF3263 domain-containing protein, with translation MLSDLDRAVLDLAAKPWKGRGWLEREARDRLGLSSIRFYQRLDALVRTREAIEYDPITCRRIRELAA
- a CDS encoding TadE/TadG family type IV pilus assembly protein — translated: MRLADERGSAVAEFAMVAGLLVVLVLSVMQLSLALHVRATVADAAAEGARHASLLGSDAAAGVERTRELISTAIGPRYAERVSASSAVVAGLETIEIRVAAPLPVLGFIGPVALEVAGHAPVESLR
- a CDS encoding pilus assembly protein TadG-related protein — protein: MKRAWSRLAGEEEGSTLVLAIGFAALALALVLAVAAATSMLVERRRLFTVADGAALAAAEAFALEQVRFDGATAAPELADAAVQEAAAAWAAEAAGELDDVRVEGASADARSATVSVSSTWRPPVVSLLLPEGIRLDVTATARAVFVD
- a CDS encoding MFS transporter, with the translated sequence MSGGDETERFPWRRVAGAVYVPTAAFAIGEGAVIPYIPLIAGDLGASLAVAAVVAAMLTIGQLAGDVPGGGVVARFGERPTMIGAGALVLAALALALVARDAWTLGVAVFVLGLGHAVFALARHAFMTTYVPIRYRARALSTLGGIFRLGMFVGPLIGAAVLGLGLPLGAVWVFFGVCTIVAIAVLVVLPDPTTAFERKPPTTGVIELRQERTGVWRVVRQHARVLATVGVGAAMLALARSARNVLLPLWAISIGLDAATTGLVIGIAGGVDFALFFVSGWIMDRFGRLWSVVPTLGLMAVAFAMLAVSHDLDAATGWFVAAAMVLGLGNGLGSGIIMTLGADLADPRNPAPFLGAWRLTVDLGGAVAPLAISAVVSIASIAWAAAGLTAVCIAGAAILLKWLPRKPRE
- the prfB gene encoding peptide chain release factor 2 — protein: MADLDIGGEIAALRSTFADIKAVTDVDRLAADIERLSAAAGAPDLWDDPDAAQKVTSQLSHAQADLRRIVEAESRIDDLEVLVEMANEEADEATQLEAKKELASLQKLMGEMEIQTLLDGEFDPLPAVVTIRAGAGGVDASDFAEMLLRMYLRYAEQHGMPVTVYETSYAEEAGIKSASFEIDAPYAFGQLSVEAGTHRLVRMSPFGAAGKRQTSFAAVEVVPLFEQVDEVEVPENDIRVDVFRSSGPGGQSVNTTDSAVRITHIPTGVVVSMQNEKSQIQNRAAAMRVLQSRLMLLKREEEAARKKELAGSIAASWGDQMRSYVLAPYQMVKDLRTLHEVNNPSAVFDGDLDGFIAAGIRWRKQQQREDAQ
- a CDS encoding 4-hydroxyphenylacetate 3-hydroxylase N-terminal domain-containing protein; this translates as MGTRPQTGSDYLESLDDGRVVVHDGERVARVAEHPAFAGTASTIASLYDALHDEAADALLAPIGDGDGVTHAFWTVPQSQGDLRAQREAIRAWQRRTHGWLGRTPEFMACMLTSMAAHAPFFGRFEPNVRAALERDQRAVTHYAQALVNPPVDRELPPDEVGDVFLHVVRETDEGVVLRGAKAVVTGAATAQRLFVSHFGGEVQTDAFAVAASVAVGSPGVRVYTRGTPFRTDQPLASRFQEHDALVVFDDVLVPWTDVFIRDADTMLAFNRGAVGWNARLAFQAATRLEAKLERIAGLAVRAAEIMGTEERRGTQAALGEVIAFRHTVAGLRDAMIEQAVPSGESILPGVDAAMAFSALAPDAYSRVRISLETTLSSALAHLPVPIGSLGTPEVEPVEPLLRGSGGADARERLEVVGELWDAIGTGFGARHELYERSYWGQPERTHVGILGLARADGRVADWHRRSSS
- the ftsE gene encoding cell division ATP-binding protein FtsE translates to MIRFDEVSKTYSRKARPALDGVSLEILKGEFVFLVGASGSGKSTLIRMVLREETPSSGEVHVLGQRLKALPNRRVPFFRRNLGVVFQDFRLLGNKTVYENVAFTLQVIGKSRAFISEAVPDVLKIVGLAGKASRLPHELSGGEQQRVAIARAVVNRPPILLADEPTGNLDPSTSAGIMALLARINEGGTTVVMATHEASIVDEMQKRVVELDAGRIMRDEAHGSYRRHLGDDDELAPRALEEETA